The proteins below come from a single Myripristis murdjan chromosome 10, fMyrMur1.1, whole genome shotgun sequence genomic window:
- the LOC115366251 gene encoding LOW QUALITY PROTEIN: serine/threonine-protein kinase PLK4-like (The sequence of the model RefSeq protein was modified relative to this genomic sequence to represent the inferred CDS: deleted 1 base in 1 codon) — protein MGSEQSILEKKGYKIERETEHGVVVTKTDDTFLIREISLAQVAAETKADLLNEIEILKTTNHPHIVSSENSFEDGPTYYIVMDYCQGGSLAEKIKEQREPSEEQQILNWVVQICVALKYIHDKQLLHKDLKPESVFLTEFGTVCLGRFGRVGENSTSPSATNSNSSDKGAVSYLAPETLTDGDYNSKSDIWSMGCILYELCTLKLAFSAETTIKLIPKILCGSYPSLPERYSPELRGLLSDIFSKDPKLRPTAREILGRPFIISLLSTKSKETVKELQTNLDKLRTVADGLERVHQGTTIGSLTGGVIGAAGGITSIVGLILTPFTLGASLVVTGVGIGVAAAGGLTAGVSNITNIVNQSSDRKAVRRIIKEFEEKIEAVVMWVQEISEGLELLSTICDSADSEGSIVSKEILARLGLRAGRGLAGVAELVRLIQVMNIGKVAAQTARAVRVAEVAGGVLAGLFVAVDVFFIAMDAKEIHNIRQAKAAEAAIATDQACSETMPENTPQVSEPKSDKAALVPNTEKSTTEQKAQPTSKADTVKSEIMKFVLSVRQTAEELQQVLDDLEFIVSGIPSLPSPEG, from the exons ATGGGAAGTGAACAGAGCATCCTCGAGAAGAAGGGCTACAAAattgaaagagaaacagagcatGGCGTTGTAGTCACAAAGACTGATGACACATTTCTGATCAGAGAGATCAGTTTGGCACAG GTGGCTGCGGAAACTAAGGCAGATTTACTGAACGAGATAGAAATCCTCAAGACAACAAACCATCCACATATTGTGAGCAGTGAGAATTCTTTTGAAG ATGGACCCACTTACTACATAGTGATGGACTACTGTCAAGGAGGGAGCCTTGCTGAAAAGATCAAAGAGCAGAGGGAACCGTCTGAGGAGCAACAG ATATTGAACTGGGTTGTTCAGATCTGTGTGGCCTTGAAGTACATTCATGATAAACAGCTGCTTCACAAGGACTTGAAGCCAGAG tcGGTCTTCCTCACAGAATTTGGAACAGTGTGCCTGGGTAGATTTGGGAGAGTTGGTGAAAA TTCAACCTCTCCATCAGCCACCAATTCAAATTCTTCAGACAAAGGAGCTGTAAGTTATTTAGCACCAGAAACTTTGACAGACGGTGATTACAACTCAAAAAG TGACATTTGGTCCATGGGATGTATCCTGTATGAGTTATGTACTCTGAAGTTAGCA TTTTCAGCAGAGACCACAATCAAGCTCATCCCCAAGATACTGTGTGGTTCTTACCCGTCTCTCCCAGAGCGCTACTCACCTGAGCTTCGTGGACTTCTGAGTGACATTTTCAGTAAAGACCCTAAGTTGAGACCAACAGCCAGAGAGATTCTGGGAAGACCCTTTATTATCAGCCTTCTCTCAACAAag AGCAAAGAAACTGTGAAGGAACTTCAGACCAACTTGGACAAGCTGAGAACTGTGGCAGACGGTTTGGAGCGAGTGCACCAGGGAACCACCATTGGCAGTCTGACAGGGGGAGTGATTGGTGCAGCGGGGGGGATTACATCCATAGTGGGCCTGATTTTGACTCCCTTCACTTTGGGAGCCTCCCTTGTGGTCACCGGGGTTGGTATAGGggtggcagcagctggtggGCTCACCGCTGGTGTCTCAAATATCACTAATATTGTTAACCAATCCTCCGATCGTAAAGCTGTCCGAAGGATCATTAAAGAGTTTGAGGAGAAAATTGAAGCTGTGGTCATGTGGGTCCAGGAGATCAGTGAGGGTTTAGAGTTGCTCAGTACAATATGTGACTCAGCTGACTCTGAAGGAAGCATTGTCAGCAAAGAAATCTTGGCAAGGCTTGGCCTCAGAGCCGGGAGAGGCCTGGCTGGTGTTGCTGAACTGGTCAGATTGATTCAAGTGATGAACATTGGCAAGGTGGCAGCACAGACAGCCAGGGCAGTTCGTGTAGCAGAGGTAGCGGGAGGTGTGCTCGCTGGTTTATTTGTGGCAGTAGATGTCTTCTTCATTGCCATGGATGCTAAGGAGATCCACAACATCAGACAGGCAaaggcagcagaggcagcaatCGCAACAGACCAAGCCTGCTCTGAGACAATGCCTGAGAAT ACACCACAGGTATCAGAACCCAAGTCTGACAAAGCTGCACTGGTACCCAATACTGAAAAATCTACAACAGAGCAAAAGGCCCAGCCCACTTCAAAGGCTGATACAGTCAAATCTGAAATCATGAAATTTGTCCTATCAGTCAGGCAGACTGCAGAGGAATTGCAGCAAGTCTTAGATGACCTGGAATTCATCGTCTCAGGTATTCCATCACTACCATCACCAGAAGGCTAG
- the LOC115366494 gene encoding calcium/calmodulin-dependent protein kinase cmkA-like: MGSEQSILEKKGYKIERETEHGVVVTKTDDTFLIRKISLAQVPAETKADLLNEIEILKTTKHPHIVSTENSFEDGPTYYIVMDYCQGGSLAEKIKKQREPFEEEQILNWIVQICVALKYIHDKQLLHKDLKPESVFLTEFGTVRLGGFGRVGENSTSPSATNSNSSDKGAVSYLAPETFGDYNSKSDIWSMGCILYELCTLKLAFSAETTNKLISKILSGSYLSLPERYSPELRGLLSDIFSKDPNLRPTAREILGRPFMISFLSTKSKETVRELQTNLDKLRTVADGLERVHQGTTIGSLTGGVIGAAGGITSIVGLILTPFTFGASLVVTGVGVGVAAAGGLTAGVSNITNIVNQSSDRKAVRRIIKEFQEKIEAVVMWVQEISEGLELLSTICDSTLLKGSSATLENVTSSIRLGKGLAGITELVRLIKVINVGKMAAQAARAVRVAEVAGGVLAGLFVAVDLFFIAMDAKEIHNIRQAKAAEAAIATDRACSETMPENDTTVLEPKSDKAPLVPNTEKSTTEQKAQPTSKADTVKSEIMKFVLSVRQTAEELQQVLDDLEFIVSGIPSLPSPED, encoded by the exons ATGGGAAGTGAACAGAGCATCCTCGAGAAGAAGGGTTACAAAattgaaagagaaacagagcatGGCGTTGTAGTCACAAAGACTGATGACACATTTCTGATCAGAAAGATCAGTTTGGCACAG GTACCCGCGGAAACTAAGGCAGATTTACTGAACGAGATAGAAATCCTCAAGACAACAAAACATCCACATATTGTGAGCACTGAGAATTCTTTTGAAG ATGGACCCACTTACTACATAGTGATGGACTACTGTCAAGGAGGGAGCCTTGCTGAAAAGATCAAAAAGCAGAGGGAACCGTTTGAGGAGGAACAG ATATTGAACTGGATTGTTCAGATCTGTGTGGCCTTGAAGTACATTCATGATAAACAGCTGCTTCACAAGGACTTGAAGCCAGAG tcGGTCTTCCTCACAGAATTTGGAACAGTGCGCCTGGGTGGATTTGGGAGAGTTGGTGAAAA TTCAACCTCTCCATCAGCCACCAATTCAAATTCTTCAGACAAAGGAGCTGTAAGTTATTTAGCACCAGAAACTTTCGGTGATTACAACTCAAAAAG TGACATTTGGTCCATGGGATGCATCCTGTACGAGTTGTGTACTCTGAAGTTAGCA TTTTCAGCAGAGACCACAAACAAGCTCATCTCCAAGATACTGAGTGGTTCTTACCTGTCTCTACCAGAGCGCTACTCACCTGAGCTTCGTGGACTTCTGAGTGACATTTTCAGTAAAGACCCTAACTTGAGACCAACAGCCAGAGAGATTCTGGGAAGACCCTTTATGATCAGCTTTCTCTCAACAAag AGCAAAGAAACTGTGAGGGAACTTCAGACCAACTTGGACAAGCTGAGAACTGTGGCAGACGGTTTGGAGCGAGTGCACCAGGGAACCACCATTGGCAGTCTGACAGGGGGAGTGATTGGTGCAGCAGGGGGGATTACATCCATAGTGGGCCTGATTTTGACTCCCTTCACTTTTGGAGCCTCCCTTGTGGTCACTGGGGTTGGTGTAGGggtggcagcagctggtggGCTCACCGCTGGTGTCTCAAATATCACTAATATAGTTAACCAATCCTCTGATCGTAAAGCTGTCCGAAGGATCATCAAAGAGTTTCAGGAGAAAATTGAAGCTGTGGTCATGTGGGTCCAGGAGATCAGTGAGGGATTAGAGTTGCTCAGTACAATATGTGACTCAACTCTCTTGAAGGGCAGCAGTGCCACTCTAGAAAATGTGACAAGTAGCATCAGGTTGGGGAAAGGTCTTGCTGGCATAACTGAACTGGTCAGATTGATTAAAGTGATAAATGTTGGCAAGATGGCAGCACAGGCAGCCAGGGCAGTTCGTGTAGCAGAGGTAGCGGGAGGTGTGCTCGCTGGTTTATTTGTGGCAGTAGATCTCTTCTTCATTGCCATGGATGCTAAGGAGATCCACAACATCAGACAGGCAaaggcagcagaggcagcaatCGCAACAGACCGAGCCTGCTCTGAGACAATGCCTGAGAATGACACCACGGTATTAGAGCCCAAGTCTGACAAAGCTCCACTGGTACCCAATACTGAAAAATCTACAACAGAGCAAAAGGCCCAGCCCACCTCAAAGGCTGATACAGTCAAATCTGAAATCATGAAATTTGTCCTATCAGTCAGGCAGACTGCAGAGGAATTGCAGCAAGTCTTAGATGACCTGGAATTCATTGTCTCAGGTATTCCATCACTACCATCACCAGAAGACTAG